A region from the Apium graveolens cultivar Ventura unplaced genomic scaffold, ASM990537v1 ctg910, whole genome shotgun sequence genome encodes:
- the LOC141705599 gene encoding uncharacterized protein LOC141705599: MNINRDSVVRRDNGEAQNVLRLRGGMTSQGSDCDSDGVPGYMQDVCEDDGLELIQAQREAEDFPVLVLSGGLCKVLESEADLHFDEEGILSPRSASKWAENQDNTAGIQSGFESSLGGIRLEKETKKVAKEWDSFDDDFQYISDRDRLEHITVSKASKAAFVVRKHEGEELIRARKYIQILQEVITKNGLSIVGEETAEIRKEIAFNMDKCMDRDEFGLPISKLCSEKSRGNDYSKGDKVTVENVSTGVGVSGAKGLDGKEVQDGSLSTNGGLKSMKTKDSEGQMGKSIMDKKIPAGTKTWADVLQKPRVELSKFEFHPPSPGSLVIDPSDDFLKEGLDKLKLCFTGYFSKRSLPFALLQSEANKVWGGGMGCKVSQKNERTFVFRFSSVEAKNKILTKGTWYFLRKPMVLVDYCEDSKSGSKVTKMPIWIKLSNIPDCYWTKDLLGRLAGAVVKPLFSDALTAQLNILPFARFCVEYNAGAPLPDFIEAMMPDHFNGGKCIVKVTVNYQNKPQTCKSCHSLGHVDLVCPSRPRGERKTEKPVVELPVATDDKSATENEKSGEELINANMLESTDDLDKAEIVNVEGWKSIIKGKEVVLDSSPSPITNFKTLKRVDEVDLKLNQGPGLQKLSKSQLKK, encoded by the coding sequence ATGAATATCAATCGGGATTCTGTAGTTAGGCGTGATAATGGAGAGGCGCAAAATGTGCTAAGGCTTAGAGGAGGAATGACGTCTCAGGGATCCGACTGTGACTCGGACGGAGTCCCGGGTTATATGCAGGATGTTTGTGAGGATGATGGGTTGGAGCTTATTCAAGCTCAGAGAGAAGCAGAGGATTTTCCGGTTCTAGTTCTAAGTGGAGGTTTATGCAAAGTGCTGGAAAGTGAGGCAGATCTGCATTTTGATGAGGAGGGGATACTTAGCCCTAGATCGGCTAGCAAATGGGCAGAAAACCAAGATAATACGGCAGGAATCCAGTCCGGGTTTGAGAGTAGCTTGGGAGGGATTCGGTTGGAAAAAGAAACAAAGAAAGTAGCAAAAGAATGGGATAGCTTTGATGATGACTTTCAATACATTTCTGATAGAGACCGTTTGGAGCATATCACGGTGAGTAAAGCTTCTAAGGCTGCATTCGTTGTTCGAAAGCATGAAGGTGAGGAGTTAATTCGAGCAAGAAAGTATATTCAAATTTTGCAAGAGGTAATTACTAAGAATGGGTTATCGATAGTAGGGGAGGAAACCGCTGAAATCAGGAAGGAAATTGCTTTTAATATGGATAAATGTATGGACAGAGATGAATTTGGTTTGCCAATTAGTAAGCTGTGCTCTGAGAAATCAAGGGGGAATGATTACTCAAAAGGGGACAAAGTGACAGTGGAAAATGTGAGTACTGGAGTTGGTGTCTCGGGAGCAAAAGGGTTAGACGGGAAGGAAGTTCAGGATGGATCTTTGTCTACTAATGGAGGGCTGAAAAGCATGAAAACCAAGGATTCAGAGGGCCAAATGGGTAAATCTATTATGGACAAAAAGATTCCGGCTGGAACCAAAACTTGGGCTGATGTTCTTCAGAAGCCAAGAGTGGAACTGTCAAAGTTTGAGTTTCACCCTCCGTCTCCGGGTTCCTTGGTTATTGACCCGTCGGACGATTTCCTCAAAGAAGGTCTGGATAAATTAAAGCTTTGCTTTACTGGATATTTCTCAAAGAGGTCGCTCCCCTTTGCTCTATTGCAATCTGAGGCCAATAAAGTGTGGGGGGGGGGAATGGGCTGCAAGGTTTCGCAGAAGAATGAGAGGACATTTGTGTTTCGTTTTTCTTCGGTGGAGGCAAAGAACAAAATTCTTACTAAAGGCACATGGTATTTCTTAAGAAAGCCTATGGTTCTTGTTGACTATTGTGAGGACTCAAAGTCGGGTTCCAAAGTAACTAAAATGCCCATTTGGATTAAGCTTTCGAACATACCGGACTGTTATTGGACTAAGGATTTGCTCGGCAGACTCGCCGGTGCTGTTGTTAAGCCACTTTTCTCTGATGCTTTAACTGCTCAATTGAATATTCTACCTTTTGCTCGTTTCTGTGTGGAGTATAATGCGGGAGCCCCTCTACCGGACTTTATCGAAGCTATGATGCCTGACCACTTTAATGGGGGGAAGTGCATTGTCAAAGTTACCGTGAATTATCAGAATAAACCCCAGACTTGCAAATCTTGTCATTCTCTAGGACATGTTGACCTGGTTTGTCCCTCAAGACCTCGAGGCGAACGAAAGACTGAGAAACCAGTGGTTGAGCTCCCAGTGGCAACAGATGACAAATCAGCTACAGAGAATGAAAAAAGTGGGGAGGAGCTCATAAATGCAAATATGTTAGAGTCGACTGATGATCTGGATAAAGCAGAAATAGTTAATGTGGAGGGTTGGAAGTCAATAATTAAGGGTAAAGAGGTGGTCTTGGACTCCTCTCCCTCCCCAATTACGAATTTTAAAACTCTTAAAAGAGTTGACGAGGTGGATCTTAAACTAAATCAGGGGCCAGGGCTCCAAAAACTTTCAAAATCTCAGCTCAAGAAGTAG